The genome window AGGTACTTGACCGTTGATAAGTTGCCCTTTGAAGCCCCGTGCACAATTCTGTAGGTTTCAGCCATCGAACGAGGAGACCACCATGGAGACCGTCACCTACGCCAACGCCCGCGCCCATCTTTCCGAAACGATGGATCGGGTCAACGAAGATCGCATCCCACTGCTGGTAACCCGGAAAAAAGGCGAGCCTGTGGTGATGATTTCGTTGTCAGAGTTCAACGCGCTTGAAGAGACAGGCTATCTGCTGCGCTCGCCAGAAAATGCCAAACGCCTCATCAGCTCAGCCAACAGCCTGCGGGCCCGCAAAGCCAAAGTAGTTGATTGAAGAATGAAAATACTCGCTTCCCCTGAGGGCAGAGGCGACTACTGAATGAGTTTACCCGCAGGAACCCACCTTGACCTGACCTCCCTCCCCCCTGAAAATGCCCGACGCTTTTTTGTCCTCGTTTACTGAAGTAGTGAAATTTCAATGTCCGATTCTTACACCGAACACTCCGCCGCCGAAGAATCCGTCGTCGCCTTGCACGCCAAAGCCGAATACGAAAACGCCATCAATCTTTCACAGCATCTGCCCGCCGCCAAGATCATCAGCGAGATGGTGCTGGACGCTTTCCACACCTCCAAGGAAAGCGACCAGATCCGCGAACTGCGCGTGGCCATCCGTCAGGCCCACGATGCCTTCGACGACGACAAGGCCTACGACCTGATGGGCCAACTCAAGCAGCTCAAGGACGCCGAGGCCGCTGACAACGCTGCCCTGGAAAACCTCAGCAGCCAATTCTCTATCAGCCGCATCCTGTCCAGCTTCAAGGACGATCCCGAGTTCCAGGAACTGGTCTACGGCCTGGCGCTGAAAGTGCTGAACCAGAGCCACCAGGCCATCAGCAACCCGAGCGCCGGCAAGAGCAAGGCATCCCGCCCGAAGAAAGAAGCCGAAGTGTTCGTGATCAGCAAGGATGGCATCAGCGTCACCCTGCCGCTGCGCACGCCGCGCTCGAAGTTGAACGTCGACCGTGAGGCGTTCGAGTTCCTGGGCTTCAGCTTTGTGGGTGAAGGTGATGAAGCGGAGCTGGAAGTCGAGAGCTTTGTGGATAACGCCGGTGCCGAGCAGCCTTTGAGCCGCAAGAGTGTGATTACTGCGTTGCAGCAGCAGACGGCGTTTGATGGGTACAGCATCGCGCAGCAGTAACCCTTGATCCCAGCCCTTTCAAGGTCTTTAGGTAGAACAGGCGATAAGTACCCTGTGGCGAGCAGGCTTGTCCCGCGTTGGGCTGCGAAGCAGCCCTGAAACCCGCGGCCGAAGAATGCCTGACTCAGCGCATTCCTCTTTCTAGGGTCGCTTCGCAACCCAACGCGGGGCAAGCCCGCTCGCCACAGTTGCAGTGTTCGTCCTCAGCCAGATAGGGTCGGTTTTTCAAAGACCTTGAAAGGGATGCCCCTTAATCCGCAACACTACTGGGTACCGCTCCCACGTTTGATCGGCGTCGCGTCAACTGACCTGCTGCGCAAACACCTCGCGAAACCGCGCCATATCCTGCTTGTCCCCCACCGTCACCCGTACCCACTGCGGCCAGCTTTTAAACACCCGGCCAATCAGCACACCGTGTGCCGCCAGCTTCTCGATCACCTGCTCCGCCGGCTGTTTCACGTCGATCATGAAGCAGTTGGCCTGTGACGCGGTGCAGATGAAACCACGCCCCTTCAACCAAGCCACAGTTTCATCACGCAGTTGGCTATTCAGTGCCTTGCGTTGCGGCAGCAGTTTCACGTCTTGCAGGCTGGCAAGGCCACCCAGCAACGTGCTGCCTGCCGGCACGTTATCACCGCCAAACACGGCCAGCCGCTCCAGCAGCGCCGGATGACCGATCGCCAGGCCCAGGCGGGCGCCGGCCATGCCGTAGATTTTCGAGAAGGTGCGCAGCACCAGCAGGTCGTCGTGGTCCTTGACCCAACTGACCACGCTGGGAACATCGGCAAAGTCGATATAGGCCTCGTCCACCACCAGCACGCTGCCTTTGGGTTTGTTTGCCAAGGCCTGGCGGATGGCATCAGTGGGCGTGACAGTACCGGTAGGGTTGTTGGGGTTGCACAGATAGAGCATGCCGGCCTGGGGATCGGCGGCGAGCATGGCCGGGATGTCGTGGGCGTGGTCGGCGTTGAGGCTGACTTCCTTCACCGAGGCCCTGTTCGACTCAGCGGCCTGGCGTGGCACTTCGTAGGATGGTGTGGGCATCACCAGCCCACGGGTTTCGCTGGTGAATGCCAGCACGGCATAACGCAGGGCAGCCATGGAGCCGGCAAATACCGCCACCTGTTCTTCGGCAATGCCCTGTTGCTGGGCAAACAGCCCGGCCAGGGCGTACATGTGTTTGTAGGGGTAACGCCCGGACGTTGCGATTCCCTTGTGCATGGCGTCGCGGGCAGCCCGTGATGGCCCGTAGGGGCTTTCGTTGTAGTTGAGCAGCACCTTGTCAGGCTTGGTCGGCGGCGGGCTGGCAACCGCCCAATCGAGGCGTCCCAGCAGAGGCAGGGCGGCGCCCAGGGCGAGAAGGGACCGACGACTTACGCTGACCATAGGGCTACTCCTTGTAGGCGGGTGATGGATTCGCACAGCACGTACTGAGGGGTATGACGAGAAAAACTCCAGGGGATTTAAACCCGCGCCCAAGAAAAAGCCCCGCGCTTCTCTCGAAGGCGGGGCTTTTTCACTGCGGGACCACTCAGTGAGCGTAGGTCAACAACAGCTCTTTCGGCACTTGGAAATCCAGGGACATCATCACGCTCAGCGCGGTGATGGTGAAGATCGAGAACACGAACAGCTTGCGCGCCCAGACGGTGTCATCCACCGCCTTGTAGCCGGTCCAGGCCATGTATAACCAGTACATGCCCATGGCGGCAGCGACGGCGAGGTAGCTCATGCCGGCGTAGCCACTGAAGGTCAACATCAAGGTCGCCACGAGGAAGGCCAGGATGTACAGCAGGATGTGTTTCTTGGCGACCTGGATACCACGTTTTACCGGCAGGACCGGAATCGAAGCAGCCAGGTAGTCATTGAAGCGGAAAATCGCGATGGCGTAGGAATGCGGCATCTGCCACAGGCTGAACATCACCAGTAGCGTCAGCGCGGCCATGTCGAAGCTATTGGTTACAGCCACATAACCAATCACCGGCGGCATCGCCCCCGACAGACTGCCCACCAGCGTGCCGTGAACCGACTTGCGCTTGAGGTACAGGCTGTAGAGGCCGACGTAGATGACAAAACCGATCACGGCAAACAGCGCCGCCAGCGGGTTGGCCACCTTGTACAACAACGCCACACCGGCAACACCCAGGACGGTCGCGTAGATCAGTGCCAGTTTCAGGGAGATGAGGCCCTGGACCAGCACACGATTCTTGGTGCGCTCCATCTTGATATCGATGTCACGGTCGATGCAGTTGTTGAACACACATCCGGAAGCTACCACCAGGGACGTACCGATCATTGCAGCCAGGAAGATGGCCAGATCGACATGTCCCTTGGAGGCCAGGAAGAAACCGCCCGCCACAGAAAGCACGTTACCGAAAATGATCCCCGGTTTGGTGATTTGGATAAAGTGCTTAAGCGACATCGGGTCTTACCTCACTTCGCCATCATGAACGTATGGATGCTGAACATGATCCATATCGACAGGCCAACCAGCAGCACGATTACGATCCCTGCGAACACGAATGCAACCACGTTATCGCGCTGTTCCTTGGAACGGTCCAGGTGCAGGAAGTACACCAGGTGAACCAGAACCTGAATCACCGCGAATGCCAGCACGATCATCAAGGTGATCGACTTCGGCAGGGTCGGGTACATCACCAGACCGAACGGGATGAGCGTCAGGATTACCGACAGGATGAAGCCGATGGCGTACGACTTGACGCTGCCGTGGCTTGCATCATGGCTGTCATGGTCATGGGAGTGTGCATTAGCCATTACAGAGTCCCCATCAGGTAAACAACGGTGAAGACGCAGATCCAGACCACGTCCAGGAAGTGCCAGAACAGGCTCAGGCAGGTCAGGCGAGTCTTGTTGGTGTTGGTCAGGCCGTGTTTATTGACCTGATACATCATCACCGCCATCCACAGCAGGCCGGCAGAGACGTGCAGACCGTGGGTGCCTACCAGCGTGAAGAACGCGGACAGGAAGCCGGAACGGTGCGGGCCGTAGCCTTCGGAGATCAGCAGGTGGAACTCGTTGATCTCCATGCCGATGAAGCCCAGGCCGAACAGGAAGGTCAGGGCCAACCAGCTCAGTACGCCTTTCTTGTTGCCCTTGTAGAAGGCCAACATGGCGAAGCCGTAGGTGATCGAACTGAACAACAGCAAGGCGGTTTCGCCGAGCACGTAAGGCAGTTCGAAGATGTCGTGGCCCGACGGGCCACCCGCTACGTTGTTTACCAGTACCGCGTACACCGCGAAGATCGACGCAAACAAGATGCAGTCGGTCATCAGGTAGAGCCAGAAACCGAAAACGGTCATCGGCCCCGAGTCGTGGTGATGGTCATCGTGCCCATGGTCATCGACATGGGCGTGTCCAGCATTGGTCACTAAGTTCGACATGGTTTAAGCCTGTTCCAACGAGGTTTCTACACGGTTGGCCGGGATTTTCTTCTCGGCTACCAGGCGAGCGTGCTGCTCGGCTTCGATGCGCTCGATCGTTTCGACCGGCACCATGTAGCCTTGATCATCACGGGCAGCGTGAATGATGAAGTAACCGATGGTGCCCACCAGACTCGCGATTGCCAGCCACCAGATGTGCCAGATCATCGCGAAACCGAACACGGTCAACAGCGCGCCCATCACCACGCCAGTGGCGGTGTTGTTTGGCATGTGGATCGGCTCATAGTGCTTCGGACGCTGGTACGCAGTACCGTCTTCCTTGGCTTCGGTGAACGCATCAATGGTGTTCGCAGTCGGGATCACGGCGAAGTTGTAGAACGGCGGTGGCGACGAAGTCGACCATTCCAGGGTATGGCCATTCCATGGGTCACCGGAGTCGCAAGCGTTCTGCTTACGGTCACGGATACTCACGTACAGCTGGATCAGCTGGCAGGCGATACCCACAGCGATCATCACCGCACCGAACATGGCGACGTACAGGTACGGCACCCACTCAGGGTTGGTAGTGGCGTTCAGACGACGGGTCATGCCCATGAAGCCCAACGCGTAGAGCGGCATGAACGCGACGAAGAAGCCCGAGATCCAGAACCAGAATGCAGCCTTGCCCCAACCTTCGTGCAGCTTGAAGCCGAACGCTTTCGGGAAGTAGAAGCTGAAACCAGCGATGTAACCGAATACAGCACCACCGATGATCACGTTGTGGAAGTGAGCGATCACGAACAGGCTGTTGTGCAGGACGAAGTCAGCACCCGGGATGGCCAGCAGTACGCCGGTCATGCCGCCGATGGCGAAGGTCACCATGAAGCCCAGGGTCCACAGAACCTGGCTGGTGATACGCAGACGGCCGTGGTAGATGGTGAACAGCCAGTTGAATAGCTTCACCCCCGTCGGGATGGAAATCAGCATCGTCGCCAGACCGAAGAAGGCGTTGACGCTGGCACCCGAACCCATGGTGAAGAAGTGGTGCAGCCAAACCATGAAGCCCAGTACAGAGATCGCGCCCGATGCGTAGACCATCGAGTGGTGACCGAACAGGCGCTTGCCGGTAAAGGTCGAGATCACTTCGGAGAAGATACCGAACGCTGGCAGGATCAGGATGTACACCTCAGGGTGACCCCATGCCCAGAACAGGTTCACGTACATCATTGGATTGCCACCAAGTTCGTTGGTGAAAATGTGGAAATCCAGGTAACGGTCAAGCGACAGCAGCGCCATGGTAGCGGCCAGGATCGGGAACGAAGCCACGATCAGGACGTTGGCCCAGGTGCAGGTCCAGGTGAAGATCGGCATGTCCATCAGTTTCATGCCAGGGGCGCGCATTTTCAGGACGGTGGCCAGGAAGTTGACCCCCGTCAATGTCGTCCCGAGCCCTGATAACTGTAGCGCCCAGATGTAGTAGTCGACACCCACGCCAGGGCTGTACTGGATACCCGACAATGGCGGATACGCAACCCAACCGGTCTTGGCGAATTCGCCGACGCCCAGGGATACGTTGATCAGCACCACGCCAGAAACCAGCAGCCAGAAGCTCAGGGAGTTCAGGAACGGGTAGGCAACGTCACGCGCACCGATCTGCAGCGGCAACGCAAGGTTCATCAGGCCGGTGAAGAATGGCATCGCCATGAAGATGATCATGATCACACCGTGGGCGGTGAAGATCTGGTCATAGTGTTCAGGTGGCAGGTAGCCAGGCGAACCCTCGGTGGCCATGGCCAACTGGGTACGCATCATGATGGCGTCGGCAAAACCACGCAGCAGCATGACCATGGCAACGATGACGTACATGACGCCGATTTTCTTGTGGTCGACCGACGTCAGCCACTCGGTCCACAGGTAGGTCCACTTCTTGAAATAAGTGATTGCTGCAAACAGTGCCAGACCACCCAGCGCGATCATGGCGATGGTCACCATCACGATCGGCTCGTGGAACGGGACCGCATCCCAACTTAATTTACCAAACATCGTTTACTCCTCTGCCCCAGCAGTTGAATGCGAGCCCGTGTCAGAACCTTCAACCGCGGCCACTTCTTTCTTCTCGTGCTTGACCGGCTTGCCTGGCTTCATACCTTCGTACTTGTCGACGATTTTCTGAAACAGGTTCGGCTCATACGTGGAGTACAGGGCGACTGGGTTGTTCTGGCTTGGTTTGGTCAGGGCATCGTATTCAGCTTGATCAAGCTGTTTAGGTGCGGCCTTGACTTCGGCTACCCAGGCGTTGAAATCTTCCTGGCTCGTCGAGATCGCTTTGAATTTCATGCCGGTGAAGCCAGCGCCGCTGTAGTTCGCGGAGATGCCTTCCATTTCAGCTTTTTCGTTGGCGATCAGGTGCAGGCGGGTCTGCATGCCTGCCATCGCGTAGATCTGGCCACCCAGGGCTGGGATGAAGAACGAGTTCATCACGGCGTCGGAGGTGATCCGGAAATTAAGCGGGGTGTTCTCGGGGAACTTGATCTCGTTGACCGTGGCGATACCCAGGTCCGGGTAGATGAACAGCCACTTCCAGTCCAGCGCGACCACTTCGATGTTGATCGGCTTGACGTCGGACTCCAGCGGACGGTACGGGTCCAGCTCGTGGGTCGACTTATAGGTGATGTAACCCAGGGCGATGATGATGAGGATCGGGACCAACCACACCGCGATTTCGATCTTGGTG of Pseudomonas azotoformans contains these proteins:
- a CDS encoding type II toxin-antitoxin system prevent-host-death family antitoxin — translated: METVTYANARAHLSETMDRVNEDRIPLLVTRKKGEPVVMISLSEFNALEETGYLLRSPENAKRLISSANSLRARKAKVVD
- the ptaA gene encoding pyoverdine biosynthesis transaminase PtaA, with amino-acid sequence MVSVSRRSLLALGAALPLLGRLDWAVASPPPTKPDKVLLNYNESPYGPSRAARDAMHKGIATSGRYPYKHMYALAGLFAQQQGIAEEQVAVFAGSMAALRYAVLAFTSETRGLVMPTPSYEVPRQAAESNRASVKEVSLNADHAHDIPAMLAADPQAGMLYLCNPNNPTGTVTPTDAIRQALANKPKGSVLVVDEAYIDFADVPSVVSWVKDHDDLLVLRTFSKIYGMAGARLGLAIGHPALLERLAVFGGDNVPAGSTLLGGLASLQDVKLLPQRKALNSQLRDETVAWLKGRGFICTASQANCFMIDVKQPAEQVIEKLAAHGVLIGRVFKSWPQWVRVTVGDKQDMARFREVFAQQVS
- the cyoE gene encoding heme o synthase yields the protein MSLKHFIQITKPGIIFGNVLSVAGGFFLASKGHVDLAIFLAAMIGTSLVVASGCVFNNCIDRDIDIKMERTKNRVLVQGLISLKLALIYATVLGVAGVALLYKVANPLAALFAVIGFVIYVGLYSLYLKRKSVHGTLVGSLSGAMPPVIGYVAVTNSFDMAALTLLVMFSLWQMPHSYAIAIFRFNDYLAASIPVLPVKRGIQVAKKHILLYILAFLVATLMLTFSGYAGMSYLAVAAAMGMYWLYMAWTGYKAVDDTVWARKLFVFSIFTITALSVMMSLDFQVPKELLLTYAH
- the cyoD gene encoding cytochrome o ubiquinol oxidase subunit IV, yielding MANAHSHDHDSHDASHGSVKSYAIGFILSVILTLIPFGLVMYPTLPKSITLMIVLAFAVIQVLVHLVYFLHLDRSKEQRDNVVAFVFAGIVIVLLVGLSIWIMFSIHTFMMAK
- a CDS encoding cytochrome o ubiquinol oxidase subunit III produces the protein MSNLVTNAGHAHVDDHGHDDHHHDSGPMTVFGFWLYLMTDCILFASIFAVYAVLVNNVAGGPSGHDIFELPYVLGETALLLFSSITYGFAMLAFYKGNKKGVLSWLALTFLFGLGFIGMEINEFHLLISEGYGPHRSGFLSAFFTLVGTHGLHVSAGLLWMAVMMYQVNKHGLTNTNKTRLTCLSLFWHFLDVVWICVFTVVYLMGTL
- the cyoB gene encoding cytochrome o ubiquinol oxidase subunit I; translated protein: MFGKLSWDAVPFHEPIVMVTIAMIALGGLALFAAITYFKKWTYLWTEWLTSVDHKKIGVMYVIVAMVMLLRGFADAIMMRTQLAMATEGSPGYLPPEHYDQIFTAHGVIMIIFMAMPFFTGLMNLALPLQIGARDVAYPFLNSLSFWLLVSGVVLINVSLGVGEFAKTGWVAYPPLSGIQYSPGVGVDYYIWALQLSGLGTTLTGVNFLATVLKMRAPGMKLMDMPIFTWTCTWANVLIVASFPILAATMALLSLDRYLDFHIFTNELGGNPMMYVNLFWAWGHPEVYILILPAFGIFSEVISTFTGKRLFGHHSMVYASGAISVLGFMVWLHHFFTMGSGASVNAFFGLATMLISIPTGVKLFNWLFTIYHGRLRITSQVLWTLGFMVTFAIGGMTGVLLAIPGADFVLHNSLFVIAHFHNVIIGGAVFGYIAGFSFYFPKAFGFKLHEGWGKAAFWFWISGFFVAFMPLYALGFMGMTRRLNATTNPEWVPYLYVAMFGAVMIAVGIACQLIQLYVSIRDRKQNACDSGDPWNGHTLEWSTSSPPPFYNFAVIPTANTIDAFTEAKEDGTAYQRPKHYEPIHMPNNTATGVVMGALLTVFGFAMIWHIWWLAIASLVGTIGYFIIHAARDDQGYMVPVETIERIEAEQHARLVAEKKIPANRVETSLEQA
- the cyoA gene encoding ubiquinol oxidase subunit II: MSKNRYPRLLGFLPLLGMMLMLGGCKWTLMDPKGQIGLDQRNLIITATLLMLLVVVPVIIMTFAFAWKYRASNTSATYAPKWSHSTKIEIAVWLVPILIIIALGYITYKSTHELDPYRPLESDVKPINIEVVALDWKWLFIYPDLGIATVNEIKFPENTPLNFRITSDAVMNSFFIPALGGQIYAMAGMQTRLHLIANEKAEMEGISANYSGAGFTGMKFKAISTSQEDFNAWVAEVKAAPKQLDQAEYDALTKPSQNNPVALYSTYEPNLFQKIVDKYEGMKPGKPVKHEKKEVAAVEGSDTGSHSTAGAEE